A single region of the Serinus canaria isolate serCan28SL12 chromosome 1, serCan2020, whole genome shotgun sequence genome encodes:
- the SYAP1 gene encoding synapse-associated protein 1 isoform X1, which produces MLRGLGSWLGLERAGEEQLLPAGKRSGPAEQEQEHEEEEAGPAGQEQGELQGDSEALLSQAKGFGSYLFNFASAATKKISESVAETAQTIKKSVEEGKIDSIIDKTIIGDFQKEQKKFVQEQQTKKSEAAVPPWVDSNEEETIQQQILALSADKRNFLRDPPAGVQFHFDFDQMYPVALVMLQEDELLNRMRFDLVPKHVKEEVFWRNYFYRVSLIKQSAQLTALAAQQQAAGKEEGKGREGDSELKETVRPKTPPVTIKPQIKSQEDEEEISTSPGVSEFVSDAFDTCNLNQEDLRKEMEQLVLDKKKETSVVEEETADWEKELQQELQEYEVVTESEKRDENWDKEIEEMLQEEN; this is translated from the exons ATGTTGCGCGGCCTGggcagctggctggggctggagcgAGCGGgcgaggagcagctgctgcccgcCGGCAAGAGGAGCGGCCCCgcggagcaggagcaggagcatgaggaggaggaggcagggccGGCCGGGCAGGAGCAGGGCGAGCTGCAGGGGGACTCGGAGGCGCTGCTCAGCCAGGCCAAGGGATTCGGCA gtTACCTCTTCAATTTTGCCTCTGCTGCTACAAAAAAGATATCTGAGTCTGTTGCTGAAACAGCACAGACAATAAAGAAGTctgtggaagaaggaaaaattgaCAGTATCATCGATAAG acaaTTATTGGAGATTTTCAGaaggaacagaagaaatttGTCCAAGAGCAGCAAACCAAAAAATCAG AAGCAGCAGTGCCTCCCTGGGTAGATAGCAATGAAGAAGAGACAATTCAACAACAAATACTGGCTTTATCAGCA GATAAACGGAATTTTCTGCGGGATCCTCCAGCAGGTGTGCAGTTTCATTTTGACTTTGATCAAATGTACCCTGTTGCACTGGTCATGTTACAAGAAGATGAGCTTCTCAATAGGATGAGATTTGACCTTGTTCCCAAACA TGTAAAGGAGGAGGTCTTctggagaaattatttctacagGGTGTCCCTAATTAAACAGTCTGCACAACTCACAGCACTTGCAGCTCAACagcaagcagcaggaaaggaggagggcAAAGGCAGAGAAGGGGACAGTGAACTGAAAG aAACAGTACGGCCAAAAACACCGCCTGTTACAATAAAGCCTCAAATAAAATCACAAGAG GATGAGGAAGAGATTTCCACAAGTCCGGGTGTATCAGAATTTGTGAGTGATGCTTTTGATACCTGTAATCTGAATCAAGAAGAtctaagaaaagaaatggaacaaCTAGTGCtagacaaaaagaaagagacTTCAGTAGTAGAAG AAGAAACTGCTGATTGGGAAAAGGAATTACAGCAAGAGCTTCAAGAGTATGAGGTGGTAACAGAATCAGAAAAGCGTGATGAAAACTGGgataaagaaatagaagaaatgctgcaagaagaaaattaa
- the SYAP1 gene encoding synapse-associated protein 1 isoform X2 → MGGGYLFNFASAATKKISESVAETAQTIKKSVEEGKIDSIIDKTIIGDFQKEQKKFVQEQQTKKSEAAVPPWVDSNEEETIQQQILALSADKRNFLRDPPAGVQFHFDFDQMYPVALVMLQEDELLNRMRFDLVPKHVKEEVFWRNYFYRVSLIKQSAQLTALAAQQQAAGKEEGKGREGDSELKETVRPKTPPVTIKPQIKSQEDEEEISTSPGVSEFVSDAFDTCNLNQEDLRKEMEQLVLDKKKETSVVEEETADWEKELQQELQEYEVVTESEKRDENWDKEIEEMLQEEN, encoded by the exons ATGGGAGGAG gtTACCTCTTCAATTTTGCCTCTGCTGCTACAAAAAAGATATCTGAGTCTGTTGCTGAAACAGCACAGACAATAAAGAAGTctgtggaagaaggaaaaattgaCAGTATCATCGATAAG acaaTTATTGGAGATTTTCAGaaggaacagaagaaatttGTCCAAGAGCAGCAAACCAAAAAATCAG AAGCAGCAGTGCCTCCCTGGGTAGATAGCAATGAAGAAGAGACAATTCAACAACAAATACTGGCTTTATCAGCA GATAAACGGAATTTTCTGCGGGATCCTCCAGCAGGTGTGCAGTTTCATTTTGACTTTGATCAAATGTACCCTGTTGCACTGGTCATGTTACAAGAAGATGAGCTTCTCAATAGGATGAGATTTGACCTTGTTCCCAAACA TGTAAAGGAGGAGGTCTTctggagaaattatttctacagGGTGTCCCTAATTAAACAGTCTGCACAACTCACAGCACTTGCAGCTCAACagcaagcagcaggaaaggaggagggcAAAGGCAGAGAAGGGGACAGTGAACTGAAAG aAACAGTACGGCCAAAAACACCGCCTGTTACAATAAAGCCTCAAATAAAATCACAAGAG GATGAGGAAGAGATTTCCACAAGTCCGGGTGTATCAGAATTTGTGAGTGATGCTTTTGATACCTGTAATCTGAATCAAGAAGAtctaagaaaagaaatggaacaaCTAGTGCtagacaaaaagaaagagacTTCAGTAGTAGAAG AAGAAACTGCTGATTGGGAAAAGGAATTACAGCAAGAGCTTCAAGAGTATGAGGTGGTAACAGAATCAGAAAAGCGTGATGAAAACTGGgataaagaaatagaagaaatgctgcaagaagaaaattaa